TATCGGGCTTTCCGCCATGCCGATTTTCGCCCGCCTGACGCGAGCGCAGGTGATGAGTATCCGCAACGAGGAATACATTGAAGGCGCGCGGGCGATTGGTCTGCCCGACCGCTGGATCCTCTGGCGCTATGTGCTGCCGAACGTGCTGTCGCCGATTCTGGTGCAGGCGACGCTGGCCATTGCCTCGGCGATCATCACCGAAGCCAGCCTGTCGTTTCTCGGCCTCGGCCAGCAACCGCCGGACGCCTCATGGGGTGCGATGCTTAATACTGCGCGCAGTTTCCTGGAGCAGTCGCCGTGGATGTCGATTTTTCCCGGTCTGGCGATTTTCCTGACCGTACAGGGTTTCAATTTGCTGGGTGACGGGCTGCGTGATGCGCTCGACCCGCGTTCTGAATAAACCGTTTGCCGCTTTTTTAAGGAAGAAACATGTCTGAGAATTACGATTTTAACGTAGCTTATCCGACCCTGCGTCCCTCGATGATGGGGGCTAATGCGGTCTGCGCGTCACAACCGCTGGCCGCACAGGCCGGTATGAAAATGCTGATGCTGGGCGGAAATGCCGCCGATGCGGCCATCGCCACCGCTATCGCCCTGACCGTGCTTGAACCAAGCGGCAACGGCGCAGGCAGCGACGCGTTCGCTATTATCTGGGACGGCAAAAAAGCCCACGGACTGAATGCTTCAGGCCGTTCACCCGCCGCGTGGACACCGGAATATTTCGCCGCTAAAGGTCTGGACGCCGTGCCGACCTACGGCTGGGATGCCGTCACCGTACCGGGCGCAGTCTCCGGCTGGGTGGCGCTGGCAAAACGCTTCGGTACCCTGCCGCTGACCACGCTGGCACAACCGGCGATTGATTATGCCCGTAACGGTTTTCCGGTATCGCCGCTGATTGGCCGCCTGTGGGAAATCGCGGTCAAAAAACTGCATAACCAGCCGGGCTTTATGGAGTGTTTCGCGCCCGAAGGTCGTGCGCCGAAAATCGGTGAAATTTTCCGTAATCCCGCACTGGCGGATTCACTGGAACTGATCGCCAAAACTGAAGGCGAAGCGTTTTATCGCGGTGAACTGGCAGAAAAAATGGTGGCGCACAGTCAGGCCCACGGCGGCGCGCTGACGCTGGACGACCTGGCGAATCACAAAGCCGACTGGGTGGAAACCATGCAGCAGTCTTTCGCGGGCGGTTCGGTTCATGAACTGCCACCGAATGGTCAGGGTATCGCCACGCTGATCGCACTGGGCATTCTCGACAAACTGGATATCGGCAGCCAGCCGGTTGACTCGGTCGAAACCACGCACCTGTGCATTGAAGCGATGAAACTGGCGCTGGCGGATTTGGATCAGCACGTCACCGACAGCGAGCATATGTTCTTCGATCCGCAACTGTTTCTTAACGACGATTATCTGGCACAACGCGCGAAACTGATCGACCGCAGCAAAGCCAGCGACGTGACCTACGGCGCACCGCGTCCGGGCGGCACAGTGTATCTGACAGCGGCCGATTCCAGCGGCATGATGGTCTCTTTCATTCAGTCGAATTACATGGGCTTTGGTTCCGGCGTCGTGGTGCCGGGCACCGGTCTCAGCATGCAAAACCGTGGCTGTGGATTTACTCTCGATGCGGCACACGCCAACTGTGTCGCGCCGAACAAACGCACGCTGCATACGATCATTCCGGCCTTTGCCCAGGACGCCGCAGGTAAACCGCTGATGTCATTTGGCCTGATGGGCGGTCCGATGCAGGCACAGGGACATCTGCAACTGGCGCTGCGCGTGATGCTGTATAAACAAAATCCGCAGGCCGCGATAGATGCGCCACGCTGGCGGATTAACGGCGGGCGTCAGGTGGCGATCGAATCGACCTTCAATCACAACACGCTGGCTGCACTGCGCGCGATGGGTCATGAGCTGATCGTCGAAGACCCGCTCGGCGGCCATTCGTTCGGCGGCGCGCAGGTGATTGTCACTAATCCGGCAGGCGGTTATCTGGCGGGCACTGAATCGCGCAAAGACGGACAGGCGCTGGTGATGTAGTTTTGGTTTTCCTTCCATCGTGAATGGGTTTTGCCCTGCTCCTCCCCCTGCGAAGGGGGAGGACGGGAGGGGGTTTTAAGGGCTAACATCCTGTTTAAACAAACCTTAACATCAGTTTTTGACCTTAATACCCCTCCCCAGCCCTCCCCTTCGCAGGGGAGGGAGTTGACAGTGTTTCACTTTGCACCGCGAGCGGGTTTTGCCCTGCTCCTCCCCCTGCGAAGGGGGAGGACGGGAAGGGGTTTTAAGGGCTAACACCCTGTTTAAACAAACCTTAACATCAGTTTTTGACCTTAATACCCCACCCTAACCCTCCCCTTCGCAGGGGAGGGAGTTACCCCCGCCTTTGTGACTTCCCTCCCAAATATTAGCTAAATCACTGTAATTCGATCCCATCGCTATAAAAATTTGAAACAGCGTTCTATAAATGGAGTGTTGAGTACTTTGCACTTTCATATGGAGAACGAATGTATGACCAGTCCACTGTTTCATGGCGTGATCCCACCTGTCGCGACAATCCTGAATGAGAACGAGCAGCTTGACCGTCAGGGGATGGCGCGTCTGATTGATTTTACGATTGCAGGCGGCGTAAACGGCCTGTTTTTTCTCGGCAGTGCCGGGGAATTTGCGCATATGTCGCAGGCGCTGCGTCACGAAGTGGCGGAGTTCTGTACTCAGCACGTTGCCGGACGCGTTCCCGTCCTGATTGGCGCAGCGCATCCTGGCACAGCAGAAACACTGGCGTTCGCGCAGCATGCGAAAAGCGTCGGTGCGGATGGCGTGGTGGTGGTGAATCCTTATTACAATCCGGTGACTGAAGAAGCGCTGTATCTGCATTACCGCACGATTGCTGAAAACGCGGGTTTACCGGTGATTATGTACAACTATCCGGGGCTGACCGGGCAGCCGTTGCCCGTCAGTCTGATCAAACGTCTGGCACTGGAATGCCCGAACATTGTCGGCCTGAAAGACACCGTCGACAGCCTGAACCACATCCGCGAAACGATACAGGCCGTGAAACCTGAGCGCCCTGATTTCGCGGTGTTCTCCGGGTACGATGAATATCTGTTCGGTACGCTGATCCTCGGCGGCGATGGTGCAATCCCCGCCAGCGCCAATTTCGCCCCGCAGCTGACCTGTGGAATTTACCGCGCCTTTAAAGAGAAAGATTTCGCCACCGCCGTCGCACTGCAACAACGGTTGTCATTTCTGCCGCCGCTTTACACGCTGGATACGCCAATTTACAACGTCATTAAATACGCCATTTCACAGGTCATCAGTGGAATGCCGGTGCATTCACTCAAACCGGCGCTGCCGCTGAGCAATGACAAACAGAAAATTGTGCGTGAGATTTTGAAACAAGCTGGCGTCAGCGTCGTCTGCTAAACCCCCTCCCGGCCTCCCCTGAACTGCGGGAGGCAAAAACCCTCAATCTAAATCGAAATCATTACTATTCCGCTTTAATATTCGTTACTCTATTCCCATGATTTACCAAGCCGAATGACTTCATAACGCAATGATGCAAACACTCCTCGACAGTTTCCGCGAAACGCCTGTGAGCTGGGTCGCCGACACTTTCAAACCGATGTCGCCGCTGGTGACTAACGCCGTGCCGATGTCGCATCTTACGACGGCGGAAGGTTGTGCCAGCGTGCTCAAACGCTATCTGGACGCCAATGCGGCCGATGCCGCGAAGTGCGATACACGCCGGGCGCGGATCTCGATGTGGTCACAATGGTATTTCGCCACGCTGCTGCCAAGCTGGGTGATCGTCTCCTTGCGCCATGGCTGGCAGCTGCCAATCGCTGCTGAAAATGTCTATCTGTGTATGCAGGAAGAAGGCTTACCGGCGCAGATTTATCTGGATGGCGAAGGCGAAGCGCTGACGTCCGCCGAGCCTATGGCGCGTTTCGATGTGATGATCGAGCAGCAATTACGCCCTGTTTGCGAAGCGCTGGCCGAATTCTCCGGTCTGAAACCGGGCATTTACTGGAGCAATGCCGCAATACGCGTCGGCTGGGGCGTCAAACAGGCGGAGCTGGTCAATGCCGATATCTCTGACGGTATGCAACTGATGGCGTCGCGGGAGCTGCGTTATGGCGGCAAAAATCCGTTATTCCAGCCGCTGCGTGCGGAAGATCCCTCCGACCCTGACAGCCCGCAATACCGCAAGCAATGTTGTCTGCGCTACGATCTGGCCGATCACGCCATGTGTCCTTCCTGCCCGTTATTGCTAGCAGAGCGAAAATCTGGCAAAAGACGTAAAACTCTTGCGGAGTAATTTGCAGATCTGCCAGCCACTTACAAAACCTGAATAAACTTAGCGTAAAAAATGATTGGATCTTAGCAGCGGATAATTATAAGAATTGGGTTATATAGACCAACGAGGTATTTATCATGACTATGAAAACACCGAAGAGCTGGCCCTCCGCTCTTAACTCGCTGGCCTCAGAGGTGATTGATTCTCTGGCGCAACCCGTTAACCGCGTATGGAATACGTTAACTGGCAAGCAAGAACCGCTCAGAGCAAGGATTGTTCATCGTTACGCGATTCCGTCTTCCCGGACGATCAGCGTCACGGAAGGGTTCTTCGGATTTATTCCGGTGGAATCTTATGAGAACGAACGTTTTATTCTGGAAGTCGCTTACGCTGACAAACAGTACCAGGTAGAAGTCCCGCGGGCTTACTACCAGAAAAGCAATATCGGTGACGGCATCGACATCCACACGCTGTAATCGCACCGCGTTAAACAGGCTGCTCCTTTCGAGGCGCAGCCTTTTTTTATGCCAAAAAACCTGCCTGACCCCACACTTCCCGCTTTTATTTTGTTCAATACATGAAAATTATTGACATAATAATCACCGAAATTTAGAAAATTATTTACATCTTAATTCGCCCGCCATTTTCTTTTTCTTGTGAGGTTTATGATGACCCGCCAGGTTTCTCCCGCAGTCGCCAGCGCCAGCCAGTCACGTCGCGCACTCGTCGCCGGTTCTGTCGGCAACTTTATTGAATGGTATGAATTCGGTGTCTACGGCTATCTGGCGACGATCATCGCCGGTAACTTTTTCACGCTGGAAGGCCAGACCGGCATGACCGGTTTACTCCTGACGTATGCGTCGTTCGCGCTGGCATTTTTCTGCCGTCCGGTTGGCGCGATCATTTTTGGTCGCATCGGTGACCGCATTGGCCGCAAGCCGACACTGATTGCCGTCGTTCTGCTGATGACACTCGCCACGGCGATCATTGGTTTGCTGCCGACGTACGCGCAGATTGGTGTGGCCGCCCCGCTGTTGCTGACGCTGATGCGCATGTTCCAGGGCTTGTTTGCGGGCGGTGAATTTGGCGGAGCGGTGTCGCTGATGACCGAATTTGCACCGAAAGGTAAACGTGGCATTTATGGCGCGTGGCAGTCGTTTACCGTGTCGCTGGGCTTGCTGACCGGCGTAGCGCTGGTGGCGTTGCTGGTTCAGACGTTGCCTGAAGCGCAGATGAAAGACTGGGGATGGCGTGTTCCTTTCCTGCTGGCGCTGCCGATGGGGCTGGTGGCGCTGTATCTGCGCCTGAAACTCGATGAAACGCCAAACTTTGTCGCCAGTAAAAAAGCCGGGCCGAAAGTGCAGAAAACGGCGGCAGAAAAAGCCTCTGCCATTGCCACCGCTAAGGCCATCGCGCTGGGGATTGGGCGCATGATGGGCTGGTCTGCGGGCGGTTATACTTTCCTGGTGGTCATGCCCTCTTATCTGCAAACCTCGCTGCACGCCACATTTTTACAGGCGCTGGTAGCAACCGTACTGGCAAACGTCGGTTTCGCACTGGCTATTCTGCCCTCCGGCTGGCTGAGCGATAAAATCGGTCGCAAGAAAGTGATGATGATTGCCGTATTCGCGGTGATTGTGCTGAGTTTCCCGCTGCTGCATCTGCTGCAAAATCCTGAAAGCAGCCTGCTGGCGAAAGGCATTGCGGTGCTGATTGCCGGTGCGACGATCGGGATGATTGCCGGTCCGGGTCCGGCGATGCTGGCGGAAATGTTTCCGACCCGCGTGCGTTATACCGGTCTGGGATTATCCTATTCATTGTCGAACGCCGTGTTCTCCGGCTGTGCGGGACTGATCATCACCGGCCTGATTAAAGAAACCGGCAATCTCGATATTCCGGCGTATTACGTGGTCGCCACCTGCGTGGTCAGCCTGTTTGCGCTGATGTCGTTGCGCAAAGACGACCATTTACGCGATCTGGACGAATAGCCATGAGTGACACCCATTTGCAGGCGCGACTGAACGCATTACAGGGCAGCTTTTCTCCGGCGGAAACGCGCATCATCACGATGATCCGGCTCGATCCGCCGGGCGTCGCCAATATGGGTGTGATGGAGCTGGCAAAGTCCGCGCAAACCAGCACCGCCACGGTGGTACGCACCAGCAAACGGCTCGGTTTCAGTGGCTATCCGGCGCTGCGGCTGGCGTTAGCGGCAGAGTCCTCCAGCCCGATGCCTGTCGATATGCCGCTGGCCGCGAATATCGGCGAGAACGATTCGCCTAAGCAAATCCTGCAAAAGCTGCTGGAATTTGAAGTTAAAGGGGCGAATGAAACCACGCAGTTACTGAGCGCGGCGATGCTCGAACAAGCAGTGGCGTTTCTTTCGCAGGCCCGGCGGATTGATATTTACGGTGCCGGTGCGTCGGCGCTGGTCGCGCAGGATTTCTGCCAGAAACTGCGGCGTATCGGCGTTGTCGCCCAGACTTACGGCAGCACCGATGAAAGTCTGGTGAGCGCCTGTCAGCTTGCTGCCGGGGATGTCGCGCTGGCAATTTCTCACTCCGGTAAAACCGCCGGAGTGGTGGAAGCCCTGTCGCAGGCTAAAGCCGCCGGCGCAACGACACTGGCGATCACCGCCAATGGCCGCGCCGCCGTCGCCCGCAAAGCGGATGTTGTGTTGAGAACCAGCAATCGCGAAATGGGTTTTCGTGCCGCTGCTATGGCCAGCCGCACCAGCCAGTTGCTGATTATTGACTGCCTGTATATGGGCGTGGCGCAGCGTCTGCCGGGCGCACGTGAGGCATTGCGCAAAACTCACGAGGCGGTACAACAGCACCGCCGCTGATATTCCTCCGTTACACGGCGCGCCTTCTATACTTCATAAAACACTCCGGTTTATGAGGGCATGCATGTTCACCCATCGTTTGGTATTTCCTGCCAGCGTCCTGCGCGGACGCGGCGCCATTAAACATCTGGGCGCGATGTGCGGACGTTTAGGCCAGCGGGCAATGTTAGTGGGCGGCCAACGCGCCATTGCCAGCGTCGAGGCGAAAGTCGCCGATCAGCTCGAGCAGCAGATGGTCAGTTATCTGGGCAGTGAAATCTTCGGCGGCGTCTGTTGTCAGGAGGAAATCAACCGGCTGGCCGACGTGTTCCGCACGCAAGGCGTGGAAGTGATTATCGCCACCGGCGGCGGCAAAGCACTGGACACCGCCAAAGCGGCTGGCGTGGCCTGTAATATTCCGGTAGTAACCTTACCGAGCATTGCGGGCACCTGTTCAGCGGTGACGTCGCTGGCGTTCCGTTATCATCAGGACGGCGAGTTCCGCGACATGATGCCATTACCCTGCGGCCCCGCCGCAGCGGTCATCGACGCTGATTTGCTGGCGACCGCCCCGCTGCAATGGCTGTCGGCGGGGATCGGCGATACGCTGGCAAAATGGTATGAATACCGCGCCATCAGCGACCTCAGTCAGCTTACCGGCCTGGCGGGTGTCGCCCGAACCAACAGTGAACTCTGCTATACGCTTATCGAACACTTCGCCGCTGACGCCTGTTTCGCCGTACAAGACGGCAAAGCCAACAACGCTCTCGAACAGGTGCTCGACGCCATTTTCCTCTACGCCGGACTGACTTCCATCATGAGCAACGGCGCACACACTGGCGCTTCCCACGCATTATATGAAGGTTTCACCGCCTGCCCGAAAACCCGCCACATCGCCCATGGCCTGCTGGTGGGTTACGGCAATCTGTGCCTGCTGGCACTGGAAAACCGCAGCGACGAGGAGTTGCTGACCGCTATCGCCCTCGCCCGCGCCAGCGCCGTTCCGACGCAGTTAGCGCATATCGCGACAGGGCTGACTGAGCAGGATCTGGCGGTGATTATCGACCGGAGCCTGAGCACGCCTGATATGGCGAACATGCCAGGCGATATTACATTTGAAGATGTCAGGAGGGGGATTGAGAGGGTTGAGGTGCTCGGGGCAAAAATTAATTAGTTTTTGGGATGCCCGTAGCGATAGGGCTAAAGCGGCCATGACTCTGCTCCTCCCCCTGCGAAGGGGGAGGTTGGGAGGGGGTTTTAAGGGCTAACACCAGAGTAAAGCTAACATCAACTCTTTGATTTTACTTTAATACCCCACCCCAACCCTCCCCTTCGCAGGGGAGGGAGTAAGGCTCAGACTCCCTGAATTCTGAGATCCCACAGCTTACTACGTATCAGTTGTTTCAGCCGGTTCGATGCCTGCGATGCCGGCTGGTCCCGCCTGCTAAGCAGAATCACCTCAAACGGCA
The Rahnella variigena genome window above contains:
- a CDS encoding MFS transporter; translation: MTRQVSPAVASASQSRRALVAGSVGNFIEWYEFGVYGYLATIIAGNFFTLEGQTGMTGLLLTYASFALAFFCRPVGAIIFGRIGDRIGRKPTLIAVVLLMTLATAIIGLLPTYAQIGVAAPLLLTLMRMFQGLFAGGEFGGAVSLMTEFAPKGKRGIYGAWQSFTVSLGLLTGVALVALLVQTLPEAQMKDWGWRVPFLLALPMGLVALYLRLKLDETPNFVASKKAGPKVQKTAAEKASAIATAKAIALGIGRMMGWSAGGYTFLVVMPSYLQTSLHATFLQALVATVLANVGFALAILPSGWLSDKIGRKKVMMIAVFAVIVLSFPLLHLLQNPESSLLAKGIAVLIAGATIGMIAGPGPAMLAEMFPTRVRYTGLGLSYSLSNAVFSGCAGLIITGLIKETGNLDIPAYYVVATCVVSLFALMSLRKDDHLRDLDE
- a CDS encoding gamma-glutamyltransferase family protein; this translates as MSENYDFNVAYPTLRPSMMGANAVCASQPLAAQAGMKMLMLGGNAADAAIATAIALTVLEPSGNGAGSDAFAIIWDGKKAHGLNASGRSPAAWTPEYFAAKGLDAVPTYGWDAVTVPGAVSGWVALAKRFGTLPLTTLAQPAIDYARNGFPVSPLIGRLWEIAVKKLHNQPGFMECFAPEGRAPKIGEIFRNPALADSLELIAKTEGEAFYRGELAEKMVAHSQAHGGALTLDDLANHKADWVETMQQSFAGGSVHELPPNGQGIATLIALGILDKLDIGSQPVDSVETTHLCIEAMKLALADLDQHVTDSEHMFFDPQLFLNDDYLAQRAKLIDRSKASDVTYGAPRPGGTVYLTAADSSGMMVSFIQSNYMGFGSGVVVPGTGLSMQNRGCGFTLDAAHANCVAPNKRTLHTIIPAFAQDAAGKPLMSFGLMGGPMQAQGHLQLALRVMLYKQNPQAAIDAPRWRINGGRQVAIESTFNHNTLAALRAMGHELIVEDPLGGHSFGGAQVIVTNPAGGYLAGTESRKDGQALVM
- the fhuF gene encoding siderophore-iron reductase FhuF, producing the protein MMQTLLDSFRETPVSWVADTFKPMSPLVTNAVPMSHLTTAEGCASVLKRYLDANAADAAKCDTRRARISMWSQWYFATLLPSWVIVSLRHGWQLPIAAENVYLCMQEEGLPAQIYLDGEGEALTSAEPMARFDVMIEQQLRPVCEALAEFSGLKPGIYWSNAAIRVGWGVKQAELVNADISDGMQLMASRELRYGGKNPLFQPLRAEDPSDPDSPQYRKQCCLRYDLADHAMCPSCPLLLAERKSGKRRKTLAE
- a CDS encoding MurR/RpiR family transcriptional regulator — its product is MSDTHLQARLNALQGSFSPAETRIITMIRLDPPGVANMGVMELAKSAQTSTATVVRTSKRLGFSGYPALRLALAAESSSPMPVDMPLAANIGENDSPKQILQKLLEFEVKGANETTQLLSAAMLEQAVAFLSQARRIDIYGAGASALVAQDFCQKLRRIGVVAQTYGSTDESLVSACQLAAGDVALAISHSGKTAGVVEALSQAKAAGATTLAITANGRAAVARKADVVLRTSNREMGFRAAAMASRTSQLLIIDCLYMGVAQRLPGAREALRKTHEAVQQHRR
- a CDS encoding iron-containing alcohol dehydrogenase family protein, giving the protein MFTHRLVFPASVLRGRGAIKHLGAMCGRLGQRAMLVGGQRAIASVEAKVADQLEQQMVSYLGSEIFGGVCCQEEINRLADVFRTQGVEVIIATGGGKALDTAKAAGVACNIPVVTLPSIAGTCSAVTSLAFRYHQDGEFRDMMPLPCGPAAAVIDADLLATAPLQWLSAGIGDTLAKWYEYRAISDLSQLTGLAGVARTNSELCYTLIEHFAADACFAVQDGKANNALEQVLDAIFLYAGLTSIMSNGAHTGASHALYEGFTACPKTRHIAHGLLVGYGNLCLLALENRSDEELLTAIALARASAVPTQLAHIATGLTEQDLAVIIDRSLSTPDMANMPGDITFEDVRRGIERVEVLGAKIN
- a CDS encoding dihydrodipicolinate synthase family protein, with the translated sequence MTSPLFHGVIPPVATILNENEQLDRQGMARLIDFTIAGGVNGLFFLGSAGEFAHMSQALRHEVAEFCTQHVAGRVPVLIGAAHPGTAETLAFAQHAKSVGADGVVVVNPYYNPVTEEALYLHYRTIAENAGLPVIMYNYPGLTGQPLPVSLIKRLALECPNIVGLKDTVDSLNHIRETIQAVKPERPDFAVFSGYDEYLFGTLILGGDGAIPASANFAPQLTCGIYRAFKEKDFATAVALQQRLSFLPPLYTLDTPIYNVIKYAISQVISGMPVHSLKPALPLSNDKQKIVREILKQAGVSVVC